In the Setaria italica strain Yugu1 chromosome VI, Setaria_italica_v2.0, whole genome shotgun sequence genome, one interval contains:
- the LOC101765327 gene encoding uncharacterized protein LOC101765327 has product MASPRSSSTSDDLAAAPPRSSWVILGSIPRVAQGGGGAEATDVSLALAAPPRVSRLAVSERVFPDRPTPQNFPFLLAADPSGLLLLSAILAAPRTRVDIDRPGNQSFEWRDYDSRFFVLDATTGSAFRLPDPEPQEPIEHQSLVGVLARPGSYMVAELLPLIGTDEADLRCFSSDLGEWVNKSVHYPLPARPLAPLCTISHQGKLWWADYSWGIINADPCADNPVLGFVELPRACVLKSREGWGVLDKFRYVGVSAGKLRFVDMYRRLGASKKVTVWTLPDADATEWTLEHKASFADIWADATYKATGLPKKVPVLALIHPHNPAVVYFFLKDHLFAVDVRASKVVECDRYHLVAPPRNYGIANRFVRAWELPPMVFSDSHFTSYEITTGYL; this is encoded by the coding sequence ATGGCGTCGCCGcggagctcctccacctccgacgacctcgccgccgcgccgccgaggtcCTCGTGGGTCATCCTCGGCAGCATCCCGCGCGTCgcccagggcggcggcggcgccgaggccaCCGACGTGTCGCTGGCGCTCGCCGCGCCCCCGCGGGTGTCGCGCCTGGCCGTCTCCGAGCGCGTCTTCCCGGACCGCCCCACGCCGCAGAACTTCCCGTTCCTCCTCGCCGCGGACCCCTCgggcctgctcctcctctcggCCATCCTCGCCGCCCCGCGCACCCGCGTCGACATCGACCGCCCGGGCAACCAGTCCTTCGAGTGGCGGGACTACGACTCGCGCTTCTTCGTCCTCGACGCCACAACGGGCTCCGCGTTCCGCCTCCCGGACCCGGAGCCGCAGGAGCCCATCGAGCACCAGTCGCTCGTCGGGGTCCTCGCCCGCCCCGGCAGCTACATGGtcgccgagctcctgcctctcATCGGCACCGACGAGGCAGACCTCCGCTGCTTCTCATCCGACCTCGGCGAGTGGGTCAACAAGAGCGTGCACTACCCGCTCCCGGCGCGGCCACTGGCGCCGCTCTGCACGATCTCCCACCAGGGCAAGCTCTGGTGGGCCGACTACTCCTGGGGTATCATCAACGCCGACCCCTGCGCCGACAACCCCGTGCTCGGCTTCGTCGAGCTCCCCCGGGCCTGCGTGCTCAAGAGCAGGGAAGGCTGGGGCGTGCTCGACAAGTTCCGCTACGTTGGGGTCAGCGCCGGCAAGCTGCGCTTCGTCGACATGTACCGCCGCTTAGGCGCCTCCAAGAAGGTCACCGTCTGGACCCTgcccgacgccgacgccacgGAGTGGACGCTGGAGCACAAGGCCAGCTTCGCCGACATCTGGGCCGACGCCACCTACAAGGCCACCGGCCTCCCCAAGAAGGTCCCCGTTCTCGCTCTCATCCACCCGCACAACCCCGCCGTCGTCTACTTCTTCCTGAAGGATCACCTCTTCGCCGTCGACGTGCGTGCAAGCAAGGTTGTCGAGTGCGACCGCTACCATCTAGTGGCGCCTCCCCGCAACTACGGCATCGCCAACCGATTCGTCCGGGCTTGGGAGCTGCCGCCAATGGTCTTCTCAG